Proteins found in one Pelotomaculum isophthalicicum JI genomic segment:
- a CDS encoding PadR family transcriptional regulator, protein MKVNKELLKGSTVAIILAMLDQQPMYGYQMIKEIEKHSEGVFVFKEGTLYPILHSLESEGMVESYWTETEGNRRRKYYKITGEGRSQLKEKRNEWAAFYKAVNQVLGEGIV, encoded by the coding sequence ATGAAGGTTAACAAGGAGTTGCTAAAAGGGAGCACAGTTGCCATAATCCTAGCGATGCTTGACCAGCAACCTATGTACGGCTATCAGATGATTAAGGAAATTGAAAAACATTCTGAAGGGGTTTTTGTGTTTAAAGAGGGGACGCTTTATCCAATTTTACATTCCCTGGAATCAGAAGGCATGGTTGAATCCTACTGGACTGAGACCGAGGGGAACCGCCGGAGAAAATATTATAAAATCACTGGTGAGGGGCGGTCGCAATTGAAGGAAAAACGAAATGAATGGGCTGCCTTCTACAAAGCGGTTAATCAGGTTCTAGGGGAGGGGATTGTATGA
- a CDS encoding FtsW/RodA/SpoVE family cell cycle protein: MRLEQNQKVQQYLNAVCSQIKCREVHGQIRLELLGHIEENVEELLQTNIPEEEAIDQAIAQMGDALSLGKQLHQAHKPRTEWSLLALVGSFIGFGLLSMYTIEKGGLLKSVSGYTNNLLFSDYTSVSVFTNSLVLFLLGVMIAAGMYFFDYRKIKSCSLYLYLGTLLVWLTVFFFGPELNGRQMLNLFWIRIDFVMVTPFLLTIALAGIFSEWNWNQEKGSLKVFFLLATGRRKCKFNYRAGSLLKAFVLLIIPCLFYINSAVMAGAILYTIVFLILMRVSGAKLSRVFLVSMPIISYILFFFLGHPYRLDRITVFMHPYRDPDGAGYLYTRLTETIHAAGLWGQGFTLPAGTLPEVHADSIFAYVVYTFGWITGLAVLTLAVTLIIRMNHVARQAKDLYGRLLVTGLAGIFAVQFFWNILMTLGLAPAFGFSLPFISYTGSQLIIQMAAVGLVLSVYRRKDMVGILK, encoded by the coding sequence ATGAGGTTGGAACAGAATCAGAAGGTCCAACAATATCTAAATGCTGTTTGCTCGCAAATAAAATGCCGTGAAGTACACGGGCAAATCAGGCTGGAATTGCTGGGACACATTGAAGAAAACGTCGAAGAGCTTTTACAGACGAATATTCCGGAAGAGGAAGCCATTGATCAGGCGATTGCGCAGATGGGAGATGCCCTGAGTTTGGGAAAACAACTGCACCAGGCCCACAAGCCGAGAACTGAGTGGAGCTTGTTGGCGCTGGTCGGCTCATTTATCGGCTTTGGATTGCTGAGTATGTATACGATTGAAAAGGGTGGTTTGTTAAAGTCGGTCTCGGGATACACAAATAATCTTTTATTCTCGGATTATACGTCAGTATCGGTATTTACAAACAGCCTTGTTTTGTTTTTACTGGGAGTGATGATAGCGGCTGGGATGTATTTTTTTGATTATCGAAAAATAAAATCCTGTTCCCTGTATTTATATCTGGGGACTCTCCTGGTTTGGCTAACCGTCTTCTTCTTTGGACCCGAACTCAACGGTAGACAAATGTTGAACTTGTTTTGGATAAGAATAGATTTTGTTATGGTTACCCCGTTTTTATTGACGATAGCTCTGGCCGGTATCTTTTCCGAGTGGAACTGGAATCAAGAGAAAGGATCGTTAAAGGTTTTTTTTCTCCTGGCTACCGGGAGGAGAAAGTGCAAATTTAATTACCGGGCCGGTTCGTTATTAAAAGCTTTTGTTCTTTTGATTATCCCTTGCCTTTTTTATATTAATAGCGCTGTTATGGCGGGCGCTATTTTATATACGATTGTGTTTTTGATCCTCATGCGGGTATCCGGCGCGAAACTGTCGCGTGTTTTCCTGGTATCAATGCCCATTATAAGCTATATCCTTTTCTTTTTTTTAGGACATCCCTATCGACTTGATCGAATTACCGTGTTTATGCACCCGTACAGAGACCCGGACGGCGCCGGCTATCTATACACACGGTTAACCGAGACAATCCATGCCGCCGGTCTTTGGGGGCAGGGTTTTACTTTACCTGCCGGGACACTCCCTGAAGTCCATGCCGATTCAATTTTCGCCTATGTGGTGTATACCTTCGGCTGGATTACGGGTCTGGCCGTTTTGACTTTAGCCGTGACCTTGATCATCCGGATGAACCATGTCGCCAGACAGGCCAAAGATTTATATGGCCGATTGCTGGTGACCGGGCTGGCCGGCATTTTTGCTGTCCAGTTTTTCTGGAACATCCTCATGACGTTGGGATTGGCCCCGGCCTTTGGTTTTAGCCTTCCGTTCATTAGTTATACCGGTTCTCAACTAATCATTCAAATGGCTGCCGTGGGCCTGGTGTTAAGCGTTTACCGACGCAAAGACATGGTAGGAATATTAAAGTAG
- a CDS encoding ABC transporter permease, with amino-acid sequence MISAAQIFFRRVKSEWKFQYKVWKTAIDWTVGLYILLPAVLISLDGYVSLWKNQYGWIETLPFYWPLTAIYIFAWAGGTRTFLEEGDQLFLLQRKSWIRRIMALGAGYTTMLNFLLSLLVFFLVCPVIIHQL; translated from the coding sequence ATGATTTCGGCAGCACAAATATTTTTCAGGCGGGTTAAATCGGAATGGAAATTTCAATACAAGGTTTGGAAGACGGCGATTGATTGGACGGTCGGTTTATATATCTTGCTACCCGCCGTACTGATTAGCCTGGACGGCTATGTCTCGTTGTGGAAAAATCAATATGGCTGGATTGAGACGCTGCCGTTTTATTGGCCTTTAACGGCCATTTATATATTTGCCTGGGCGGGCGGCACCAGGACGTTTTTGGAAGAAGGGGACCAGCTTTTCTTGTTGCAGCGCAAGAGCTGGATTAGAAGAATTATGGCGCTCGGCGCCGGCTATACCACTATGCTGAATTTCTTATTGAGCCTTTTGGTTTTTTTCCTTGTTTGCCCCGTTATTATTCATCAATTATAA
- a CDS encoding ABC transporter permease, whose product MFAPLLFINYKLSTVQFTLLLVFVFLFKTNTGMARQLFELRFQGWKQVFTIKIAFVLMSFIFIKVILSLIGQPRLLLITCAIFLITLGFLTKIRIDMKGCFFDDVAREQRHRLRYASLLLSMSGISVKRPKSPKRRPLFLRNSNHLFRKRDAVNLLVELCLKSVLRNNNTIPIAILAKSTAIPTNHSLCVNQAARPPAIRAGMPTSKSSTNNIKG is encoded by the coding sequence TTGTTTGCCCCGTTATTATTCATCAATTATAAGCTTTCCACAGTCCAGTTTACCCTGCTTCTTGTGTTTGTCTTTTTGTTCAAAACGAATACAGGCATGGCAAGACAGCTTTTTGAATTACGTTTTCAAGGCTGGAAACAGGTATTTACCATAAAAATAGCTTTTGTTTTAATGAGCTTTATTTTTATTAAAGTCATACTTTCCCTTATAGGCCAACCTCGCTTGCTTTTGATCACCTGCGCAATATTTTTAATTACTCTCGGGTTCTTGACTAAAATCAGAATTGATATGAAAGGATGTTTCTTCGACGATGTTGCCCGGGAGCAGCGACACAGGTTAAGATATGCTTCCCTTTTGCTGAGCATGTCGGGCATAAGCGTGAAAAGGCCAAAATCACCAAAGAGGCGTCCTTTATTCTTGCGCAATTCAAATCACCTGTTCCGAAAACGCGATGCTGTTAATTTGTTGGTTGAACTTTGCCTTAAATCAGTTTTGCGAAATAACAATACAATTCCCATAGCCATATTAGCAAAAAGCACTGCTATTCCTACAAACCACTCACTATGTGTCAACCAGGCCGCCAGACCCCCGGCAATTAGAGCAGGAATGCCGACAAGCAAGAGTTCCACAAACAACATTAAGGGATAA
- a CDS encoding putative ABC exporter domain-containing protein, protein MHDYAVLLRYDVLKLKNYILEIRRNPKKLVSYFLFVAWIALIMFPAIKHSGQRAFTVTADTANIILAVYTLFTGSIMFASFFSSLVKLSYSFQMRDVNLLFPSPLEPNHILLSLNVVCGTLACRHSCSNCRGSGGLVDT, encoded by the coding sequence ATGCATGATTACGCCGTTCTTCTCCGCTATGACGTGCTTAAACTAAAAAACTACATATTGGAAATTCGCCGCAATCCCAAGAAGCTCGTAAGCTATTTTCTTTTTGTCGCCTGGATTGCTCTAATAATGTTTCCTGCAATTAAACATAGCGGTCAACGGGCATTCACAGTAACAGCCGACACCGCGAATATTATTCTTGCCGTTTACACGCTGTTTACCGGATCTATCATGTTTGCATCCTTTTTCTCCTCTCTAGTAAAATTATCATATTCTTTTCAAATGAGGGATGTCAATCTTCTGTTTCCATCTCCGCTGGAGCCCAACCATATCCTTTTATCCCTTAATGTTGTTTGTGGAACTCTTGCTTGTCGGCATTCCTGCTCTAATTGCCGGGGGTCTGGCGGCCTGGTTGACACATAG
- a CDS encoding ATP-binding cassette domain-containing protein, with product MIKCIAGLLRPTGGDILIAGNPRGSRKARQITAYVPEAPQLYNMLTVWEHLRFITDAYEIERWEEKAEQLLRLFEIWEQRDEFTNH from the coding sequence CTGATCAAATGTATTGCCGGCTTGCTCAGGCCCACTGGCGGCGATATTTTAATAGCAGGGAATCCGCGGGGCTCCCGGAAAGCCAGGCAGATCACAGCGTACGTCCCGGAAGCACCCCAACTTTACAATATGCTGACGGTATGGGAACACCTGCGTTTTATCACCGATGCTTATGAAATAGAACGTTGGGAAGAAAAAGCGGAACAATTGCTAAGGCTTTTTGAAATCTGGGAACAACGCGACGAATTTACTAACCATTAA